A genomic window from Pirellulaceae bacterium includes:
- a CDS encoding response regulator yields the protein MKVFTTGQVAKICKVAPRTVSKWFDSGRLKGYRIPGSQDRRIPREYLIKFLKEHGMPLGDLEDEAMAKVLIVAQDPVLIENLKRELPPEKSFKVGTAASGFEAGIQAESFHPDCMIVDFSIGKVEALQICQNLRKNNDFTEIVLIALLPDDGQTFSFDRSAINETFKKPFDARLLAERLRTLIGGKKELV from the coding sequence ATGAAGGTGTTCACCACTGGACAGGTCGCCAAGATCTGCAAAGTGGCTCCGAGAACCGTTAGTAAATGGTTTGACTCGGGCCGCTTGAAGGGATATCGCATCCCTGGATCGCAAGACCGTCGTATCCCGCGAGAATACCTCATCAAATTTCTCAAAGAGCATGGCATGCCTTTGGGCGATCTTGAAGATGAGGCAATGGCTAAGGTCCTGATCGTGGCCCAAGACCCTGTCTTGATCGAGAACCTCAAGCGCGAACTGCCGCCTGAGAAATCGTTCAAAGTAGGCACTGCCGCCAGCGGTTTCGAGGCCGGTATTCAGGCAGAAAGCTTCCACCCGGATTGCATGATCGTCGACTTCTCGATCGGCAAGGTTGAAGCGTTGCAAATCTGCCAGAATCTGCGCAAGAACAACGACTTCACCGAAATCGTTCTGATTGCGTTGCTGCCCGACGATGGCCAAACGTTTAGTTTTGATCGTTCGGCAATCAATGAAACGTTCAAGAAACCTTTCGACGCTCGGCTTCTGGCCGAAAGGTTGCGAACGCTCATTGGCGGCAAGAAAGAGTTGGTCTAA